One Pseudorhodoplanes sinuspersici DNA segment encodes these proteins:
- a CDS encoding YHS domain-containing (seleno)protein: MTTLGRQRPRLLPFLTGLGACAVLAAGLWQAGHALAATTELIVVDRNSGLAIYGFDPVAYFTDSKAKTGNEDLEFNYAGAAWRFSNEGNRTAFEKDPDVYMPQFGGYDPVAVSEGVARPGHPEFFAIHKQRLFLFYSAEARQAFEADPDGKAMRADANWPAVSKTLGP; this comes from the coding sequence ATGACAACACTGGGTCGTCAACGTCCGCGCCTTCTGCCGTTTTTGACCGGGCTTGGTGCTTGCGCTGTCTTGGCGGCTGGGCTGTGGCAGGCCGGTCACGCCTTGGCCGCGACCACCGAGCTGATTGTGGTCGATCGCAATTCCGGCCTTGCCATCTACGGTTTCGATCCGGTTGCGTATTTCACTGATAGCAAGGCCAAAACTGGAAACGAGGACCTCGAGTTCAATTACGCCGGTGCGGCCTGGCGATTCAGCAATGAGGGCAACCGCACCGCCTTCGAGAAGGACCCGGATGTCTATATGCCGCAATTTGGCGGCTATGATCCGGTTGCGGTGTCAGAAGGCGTTGCGCGGCCCGGGCACCCGGAATTTTTCGCAATTCATAAGCAGCGGCTGTTTCTGTTTTATTCCGCCGAGGCAAGGCAGGCCTTTGAGGCCGATCCCGACGGCAAGGCCATGCGAGCCGATGCGAATTGGCCAGCCGTCAGCAAGACGCTTGGGCCGTAA
- the cysQ gene encoding 3'(2'),5'-bisphosphate nucleotidase CysQ, translating to MTNHSNFADPSLLDAMTDIASRAAAAIMCVRENGAVARTKSDSSPVTEADEAAEAIILEGLARILPGIGVVSEEAAAQTETFQVPDPFILVDPLDGTREFIEGRDEFTVNIAIIQNGRPVSGVVGAPALSTIWRGAMAIGSERLHLPAGMIAKDARDRSPLRTSAHRSGAWRAMVSRSHLDPATETWLTRFSTIERMDCGSSVKFCRIAEGKADVYPRLGRTSEWDIAAGDAVLSAAGGVVLTPDGEPVRYGQVARNLKVPSFIAWCSAADAAKYSTV from the coding sequence ATGACAAATCACAGCAATTTCGCCGATCCGTCGTTGCTCGACGCGATGACGGATATCGCGTCACGGGCGGCTGCGGCCATCATGTGCGTGCGCGAAAATGGCGCTGTTGCACGCACGAAGAGCGATTCGAGCCCTGTCACCGAAGCTGACGAGGCGGCCGAAGCCATCATTCTCGAGGGATTGGCACGAATCCTGCCGGGCATCGGGGTCGTGTCGGAGGAGGCTGCGGCACAAACCGAAACCTTTCAGGTTCCTGACCCTTTTATTCTTGTCGATCCGCTGGACGGCACACGCGAATTCATCGAAGGCCGTGATGAGTTCACGGTCAACATCGCCATTATTCAGAACGGCCGGCCGGTGTCCGGCGTTGTCGGCGCACCGGCACTCAGCACCATCTGGCGCGGCGCGATGGCCATAGGCTCCGAACGGCTGCATTTGCCAGCAGGCATGATCGCCAAAGATGCAAGGGATCGATCACCACTCCGCACAAGCGCACATCGTAGCGGTGCGTGGCGCGCAATGGTTAGCCGCTCGCATCTCGATCCCGCAACGGAGACCTGGCTCACGCGGTTTTCCACAATCGAGCGGATGGATTGCGGTTCGTCGGTCAAGTTTTGCCGGATCGCGGAAGGCAAAGCCGATGTTTATCCGCGGCTCGGACGCACATCCGAATGGGATATCGCCGCAGGGGATGCGGTGCTCAGTGCCGCCGGTGGAGTGGTGTTGACGCCAGATGGCGAACCGGTCCGCTACGGGCAAGTGGCGCGCAATCTGAAAGTGCCGTCCTTCATTGCTTGGTGCAGTGCCGCCGATGCAGCCAAATACTCGACTGTCTGA
- the chpT gene encoding histidine phosphotransferase ChpT, whose translation MSVTSAAKVESLDLAALLCSRVCHDLISPVGAIVNGLEVMEDDADQETKTFAMDLIKKSVRQASAKLQFCRLAFGAAGSAGALIDLGDAEKVARGFLEDDKTKVTWNLPRLLLAKNRVKLLLNMILIAGQSIPRGGQITVDPVGEGDAMGFKISATGGYAKVPQAVPDLLAGGSHDGSVDAHAVQPYYTGLLAKDCGLSVTATSENDVIVIATH comes from the coding sequence ATGTCCGTCACGTCCGCCGCCAAAGTCGAATCCTTGGACCTTGCCGCCCTGTTGTGTTCGAGGGTTTGCCACGATCTCATCAGCCCGGTTGGCGCGATAGTCAATGGGCTCGAGGTCATGGAGGATGACGCCGATCAGGAAACCAAAACCTTTGCGATGGACCTGATCAAGAAAAGCGTGCGGCAGGCCTCTGCCAAGCTGCAATTCTGCCGCCTTGCCTTTGGCGCTGCCGGCTCGGCCGGGGCGTTGATCGACCTTGGCGATGCGGAAAAAGTCGCGCGGGGTTTTCTCGAAGACGACAAGACCAAGGTCACCTGGAATTTGCCTCGCCTCTTGCTTGCAAAAAACCGCGTCAAGCTGTTGCTCAACATGATCCTGATCGCGGGCCAATCGATCCCGCGTGGTGGCCAGATCACCGTTGATCCCGTCGGTGAAGGCGATGCGATGGGCTTCAAGATTTCAGCAACCGGGGGGTATGCCAAGGTACCGCAGGCCGTACCGGATTTGCTGGCAGGCGGTTCCCATGACGGTTCTGTCGATGCGCATGCTGTGCAACCCTATTACACCGGCCTCCTGGCCAAGGATTGCGGACTCTCCGTCACGGCAACGAGTGAGAACGACGTCATCGTGATTGCGACCCACTGA
- a CDS encoding chemotaxis protein CheW: MDELLRDFLTETHESLDTVDVELVRFEQEPNNAEILANIFRLVHTIKGTCGFLGLPRLAALAHAAESLMGKFRDGMPVTENAVTLILATLDRIKEILDALEKHQSEPNGTDADLIERLDGMSHMVAAAASPTHTQGSLVYQVLERPLKPGEASLDELERAFRETPGPKANRPTSPEIKNAVTQESKVVGHSIRVNVDTLEHLMTMVSELVLTRNQLMELARHQAETEFKVPLQRLSHVTAELQEGVMKTRMQPIGNAWQKLPRLVRDLSSALGKQIELEMHGAETELDRQVLEMIKDPLTHMVRNSADHGIEMPGERRARGKPERATIRLAARHEGGHIIVEVSDDGRGLDTAKIGAKVLALGLATEADLDKMSDTQIQRFIFAAGMSTANLVTSVSGRGVGMDVVQNNIDQIGGTIDVKSVPGQGAVFTIKIPLTLAIVSALIVEAAGERFAMPQVSVMELVRVRPGREHRIERIKNTPVLRLRNKLLPLIHLRKLLRIGDAAEREPESGFVVVTQIGPELFGIVVDRVFHTEEIVVKPMASKLRHIQAFSGNTILGDGAVIMILDPNGIAASFGSVRATGLGIEAAGESEELVSTRDKTSLLIFRAGSPAQRAVPLSLVTRLEEVDVRRIEVAGDRYLLQYRGHLMPLIRPGDCVRVKEKGAQPLLVFSDGDRSMALLVDEIVDIVEEEFEIEVTDDRPGILGSAIVKGEATDIVDVGHYLPIAFADWFGGGNNRACERMQRHLLLVDDSAFFRNMLVPVLRAAGFSVTAAASGFEARDLIRSGRKFDIVVTDLDMPGMDGLALAKAVRADRNIPVIALSSMTTPEMIERVRRAGFNDFVAKFDRQGLIAAIKEQADAATSRAA, translated from the coding sequence ATGGACGAATTGCTGCGGGATTTTTTGACCGAGACTCACGAGAGTCTCGATACCGTCGATGTCGAGCTCGTGCGCTTTGAGCAGGAGCCGAACAACGCCGAGATTCTCGCCAATATTTTCAGGCTCGTTCACACCATCAAGGGCACATGCGGTTTTCTCGGTCTGCCGCGGCTTGCGGCCCTCGCGCATGCTGCCGAAAGCCTTATGGGCAAATTCCGTGATGGCATGCCGGTTACTGAAAACGCAGTCACGCTGATCCTTGCTACGCTCGATCGCATCAAGGAAATCCTCGACGCACTTGAAAAGCATCAAAGCGAGCCGAATGGCACCGATGCCGATCTGATCGAACGGCTGGACGGTATGTCCCATATGGTCGCTGCCGCGGCTTCGCCGACGCACACCCAAGGCTCGTTGGTCTATCAGGTACTGGAACGACCGCTGAAGCCAGGTGAGGCGAGTCTTGATGAACTCGAAAGAGCGTTCCGGGAGACGCCTGGTCCGAAGGCAAATCGGCCGACGTCGCCCGAGATCAAGAATGCTGTCACGCAAGAGAGCAAAGTTGTCGGACATTCGATCCGCGTCAATGTCGACACGCTCGAGCACTTGATGACGATGGTCTCCGAACTGGTGCTGACCCGCAATCAGCTGATGGAATTGGCGCGGCATCAAGCGGAGACGGAATTCAAGGTCCCACTGCAGCGTCTTTCCCATGTCACGGCCGAATTGCAGGAAGGTGTCATGAAGACGCGTATGCAACCGATCGGCAATGCCTGGCAAAAATTGCCGCGACTTGTGCGCGATCTTTCGTCCGCGCTTGGCAAGCAAATCGAACTTGAAATGCACGGTGCGGAGACGGAACTCGACCGGCAGGTGCTGGAGATGATCAAGGATCCGCTCACGCATATGGTGCGGAATTCTGCCGATCATGGCATCGAAATGCCAGGAGAGCGCCGTGCTCGTGGCAAGCCGGAGCGGGCCACAATACGCTTGGCTGCCCGTCATGAAGGCGGCCACATCATCGTCGAAGTATCCGACGATGGTCGCGGTCTTGATACGGCCAAGATCGGTGCCAAGGTTCTTGCATTGGGTCTTGCGACAGAAGCGGACCTCGACAAGATGTCCGACACACAAATCCAGCGCTTCATCTTTGCCGCGGGCATGTCGACGGCTAACTTGGTCACCAGCGTTTCCGGCCGTGGTGTCGGCATGGACGTCGTCCAAAACAACATCGACCAGATCGGTGGCACCATCGATGTGAAGTCGGTGCCAGGGCAGGGCGCAGTTTTCACCATCAAGATCCCACTGACGCTGGCCATTGTGTCGGCCTTGATCGTGGAAGCCGCCGGCGAGCGCTTTGCCATGCCGCAGGTTTCGGTCATGGAACTGGTCCGGGTGCGCCCGGGCCGTGAGCACCGTATCGAACGCATCAAGAATACGCCGGTCCTACGTCTGCGGAACAAGCTGCTGCCGCTCATTCATCTGCGCAAATTGTTGCGTATCGGGGATGCTGCCGAGCGGGAGCCGGAAAGCGGCTTTGTTGTGGTGACGCAGATCGGACCGGAATTGTTTGGCATCGTCGTCGATCGCGTGTTTCATACCGAAGAAATCGTCGTCAAGCCGATGGCATCCAAGCTGCGGCATATTCAGGCGTTTTCTGGAAACACTATTCTTGGCGATGGTGCCGTGATCATGATTCTCGATCCGAACGGAATTGCTGCATCGTTCGGTTCGGTGCGCGCTACCGGCCTTGGTATCGAGGCCGCCGGCGAAAGCGAGGAGTTGGTTTCGACACGCGACAAGACATCTCTGCTGATTTTTCGCGCTGGTTCTCCCGCTCAACGCGCTGTGCCGCTGTCGCTTGTGACACGTCTTGAGGAAGTCGACGTTCGCCGCATCGAAGTCGCGGGCGATCGTTATCTGTTGCAATATCGCGGTCATCTCATGCCGTTGATCCGCCCGGGGGATTGCGTGCGTGTGAAGGAGAAGGGGGCGCAGCCGCTTCTTGTCTTTTCCGACGGCGACCGGTCCATGGCGCTGCTGGTTGATGAAATCGTCGATATCGTCGAAGAGGAATTCGAGATCGAAGTCACCGATGATCGGCCTGGCATTCTCGGATCGGCCATCGTGAAGGGCGAGGCGACCGACATTGTCGATGTCGGTCACTATTTGCCGATCGCCTTCGCCGATTGGTTTGGCGGCGGCAATAACCGCGCATGCGAACGAATGCAGCGTCATCTGTTGCTCGTGGACGATTCGGCTTTCTTCCGGAATATGCTGGTGCCGGTTTTGCGGGCTGCGGGTTTTAGCGTGACGGCTGCGGCGAGCGGTTTTGAGGCGCGTGATCTTATTCGCAGCGGTCGCAAGTTCGATATCGTCGTCACCGATCTGGATATGCCGGGAATGGATGGACTGGCCTTGGCCAAGGCGGTTCGCGCCGACCGTAATATTCCCGTGATCGCGCTATCCTCGATGACCACACCGGAGATGATCGAACGCGTCCGCCGCGCAGGGTTTAACGATTTCGTCGCCAAGTTCGATCGCCAAGGACTGATTGCGGCAATCAAGGAACAGGCGGATGCCGCCACCAGTCGAGCCGCATGA
- a CDS encoding chemotaxis protein CheW produces MSDLNEQTTTAFEYVTVSVGGQLFGFPIGRVQDVFMLHQMTCVPLAPDDIAGIINLRGRIVTAIDLRRRLGMSGGEREPSMAVGIECAGESYGLIIDAVGEVLKLGADTAEPVPVNLDDRLKRVASGVHRLETGLLVVLDVDRLLDLKTIEMAA; encoded by the coding sequence ATGTCCGATTTGAACGAGCAAACGACAACGGCCTTCGAATACGTGACTGTCAGCGTCGGCGGTCAATTGTTCGGCTTTCCGATCGGGCGTGTGCAGGATGTCTTCATGCTGCACCAGATGACCTGCGTGCCCTTGGCACCCGATGACATCGCCGGAATCATCAATCTGCGCGGGCGCATTGTCACGGCGATCGATCTGCGGCGCAGGCTTGGGATGTCCGGCGGCGAACGGGAACCCTCCATGGCTGTCGGGATTGAATGCGCGGGTGAGTCGTACGGTCTGATCATCGATGCGGTTGGGGAAGTTCTCAAGCTAGGTGCCGACACCGCGGAGCCTGTGCCGGTCAATCTCGACGACCGGCTTAAGCGTGTTGCGTCCGGTGTTCATCGTCTCGAGACCGGTTTGCTCGTCGTTCTTGATGTCGACCGATTGCTTGATCTGAAAACGATAGAAATGGCCGCATGA
- a CDS encoding response regulator, whose product MKTCLVVDDSSVIRKVAKRILEGMDFQTVEAEDGQQALDACQRMLPDAILLDWNMPKMDGYDFLKALRRMPGGDRPKVVFCTTENDVAHIARALHAGANEYIMKPFDRDIVEAKFQEVGLI is encoded by the coding sequence ATGAAAACCTGTCTTGTTGTCGACGATTCCAGCGTGATCCGCAAAGTCGCCAAGCGCATTCTCGAAGGAATGGATTTTCAGACCGTGGAAGCCGAAGATGGACAGCAGGCGCTCGACGCCTGCCAGCGCATGCTGCCGGACGCAATCCTGCTCGACTGGAATATGCCGAAAATGGACGGCTACGACTTTCTCAAGGCGCTGCGGCGGATGCCCGGTGGCGATCGCCCGAAGGTCGTATTCTGCACCACCGAGAACGACGTCGCACATATCGCCCGAGCTCTTCACGCCGGTGCGAACGAATACATCATGAAACCATTCGACCGCGACATCGTCGAGGCCAAGTTCCAGGAAGTCGGATTGATCTGA
- a CDS encoding protein-glutamate methylesterase/protein-glutamine glutaminase, which yields MRVVTSQKPASLRRLDPAAIGPVKVMVVDDSAIARGFVRRWVETEDGMEIVASLQTAREALNYLERTDPDVVVLDIEMPDMDGITALPLILQKRPDVAVIIASTLTRRNAEISLRALSLGALDCIQKPDAQGAVTSESYRHALVTRIRELGARARRVPAITKIPSVEPATPKGKSGANILAFVNTREPISLRPMPTTAPRVLVVGSSTGGPQALTEICTRLGPVIDQAPVLITQHMPPTFTSILAEHLARATGRPAQEAEDGEPICAGHIYIAPGHRHFRVARTNGQPVAILDDAPPVHFCKPAVDILFSSAAEVWGAWVLGLVLTGMGTDGTGGAADIVASGGSIIAQDEATSIVWGMPGSVAQAGLCSSILPLNEIAPAITHIFTGRRA from the coding sequence GTGCGTGTTGTGACAAGCCAAAAGCCTGCAAGTTTGCGACGCTTGGATCCGGCTGCGATTGGGCCGGTGAAGGTCATGGTCGTGGATGATTCCGCTATCGCGCGCGGTTTCGTTCGCCGTTGGGTTGAGACAGAGGACGGTATGGAGATCGTCGCATCGCTGCAGACGGCGCGCGAAGCTCTGAATTATCTGGAGCGTACCGATCCGGACGTCGTCGTGCTCGATATCGAAATGCCGGACATGGACGGTATTACCGCCTTGCCGCTGATCCTGCAGAAGCGGCCGGACGTCGCGGTGATCATCGCATCGACGCTGACGCGTCGGAATGCCGAGATTTCGCTGCGCGCATTGTCGCTCGGAGCGCTGGACTGCATCCAGAAGCCGGATGCGCAAGGGGCGGTGACCAGCGAGAGCTATCGCCATGCCCTGGTGACCCGCATTCGCGAGCTTGGCGCGCGTGCGCGCCGAGTTCCTGCGATCACGAAAATACCATCGGTCGAGCCCGCAACGCCCAAGGGCAAAAGCGGCGCGAATATTCTGGCTTTCGTGAACACACGCGAGCCGATTTCGCTCCGCCCCATGCCGACGACGGCGCCCCGGGTGCTGGTGGTCGGCTCCTCGACCGGCGGGCCGCAGGCGCTGACCGAGATTTGCACACGGCTCGGCCCGGTCATCGACCAGGCACCCGTGTTGATCACGCAGCATATGCCGCCGACGTTCACGAGCATTCTTGCCGAGCATCTGGCGCGGGCGACCGGCCGGCCAGCGCAGGAAGCCGAAGACGGCGAGCCGATCTGCGCCGGGCATATCTATATTGCGCCAGGGCATCGGCACTTTCGCGTGGCGCGCACCAACGGCCAGCCTGTCGCCATTCTCGACGACGCGCCGCCCGTGCATTTCTGCAAACCGGCGGTGGATATTCTGTTTTCATCGGCGGCGGAGGTGTGGGGGGCATGGGTGCTCGGCCTCGTGCTGACCGGCATGGGCACCGACGGCACCGGCGGTGCAGCCGATATCGTTGCATCGGGCGGCAGCATCATAGCGCAGGATGAAGCAACGAGCATTGTTTGGGGGATGCCGGGATCGGTCGCGCAAGCGGGTCTGTGCTCATCGATCCTGCCGCTGAATGAGATCGCTCCCGCAATCACGCACATCTTCACCGGGAGACGCGCGTGA
- a CDS encoding CheR family methyltransferase: MTASDYDFIRKLLKQRSGLALSAEKHYLVESRLMPIAQRRGFTNLSELTRQLRAGLDETLIVEVVEAMTTNETFFFRDRIPFDHFKTFIVPQLLAARAHTKRIRIWCAAASTGQEPYSLAMALKEMGHALDGFRIEILATDLSNDVLEKAKAGIYSQFEVQRGLPIQLLLKYFSQSGETWQIAPDIRSMIQFRSFNLLTDFARLGLFDLVLCRNVLIYFDQPMKSDVLDRLSRVVASDGYLVLGSAETTIGLTQAFATVPDRRGLYSPVHSPVPPVMPPAVVAGTQLVSAV; encoded by the coding sequence GTGACCGCCTCCGACTACGATTTCATCCGCAAATTGCTGAAGCAGCGGTCTGGCCTCGCGTTGTCGGCGGAAAAGCATTATCTCGTCGAGAGCCGACTGATGCCGATCGCCCAGCGGCGCGGCTTTACCAATCTGTCCGAACTCACGCGTCAATTGCGTGCCGGCCTCGACGAAACGCTGATCGTCGAGGTGGTCGAAGCCATGACCACCAACGAGACTTTCTTTTTCCGCGATCGCATTCCGTTCGACCATTTCAAGACCTTTATCGTGCCGCAACTGCTGGCGGCGCGGGCGCATACCAAGCGCATCCGCATCTGGTGCGCGGCGGCGTCGACCGGGCAGGAGCCGTATTCGCTGGCCATGGCCTTGAAGGAAATGGGTCATGCGCTCGACGGCTTTCGGATCGAGATCCTTGCCACAGATCTGTCGAACGACGTGCTGGAGAAAGCCAAGGCCGGCATCTACAGCCAGTTCGAAGTGCAGCGTGGATTGCCGATCCAGCTGCTGCTGAAATATTTCTCGCAATCCGGCGAGACCTGGCAGATCGCGCCTGATATCCGCAGCATGATCCAGTTTCGTTCGTTCAACCTGCTCACCGATTTCGCGCGGCTCGGCCTGTTCGATCTCGTCCTGTGCCGCAACGTGCTGATCTATTTCGATCAGCCGATGAAATCCGATGTGCTGGACCGGCTGTCGCGGGTGGTCGCCTCGGACGGCTATCTGGTTCTCGGCTCTGCCGAAACGACAATCGGCCTCACACAGGCTTTTGCGACGGTGCCGGACCGGCGCGGTCTTTATTCGCCGGTTCACAGCCCGGTTCCGCCCGTGATGCCGCCTGCTGTCGTCGCCGGCACGCAACTGGTCTCCGCCGTTTAA
- a CDS encoding DMT family transporter: MTDAAKTSRTNAKDGTIITPRIATLLGFGAVLLWSTLASLTSLKGGDIPPFQTTAITFLIGGITIAAIAILSGRAAAMVPTPASLALGIYGLFVFHVLYFAALKLAPAAEASLIAALWALLTVLFSGLLPGHTLHLRHVVGALLGLAAATLLVWNKIGGSDDFPHASLGFVLAFGCALVWSSYSVMSRLVAKVPSESLALPCFITAALAFVCSLMFEDWVTPQGATPWVALLLLGLGPVGAAFLIWDIGMKRGNVAYLGVLGYASPVISTGLLIVLGLASPSWSLVIAVALILIAAKLAAPERNNESA; this comes from the coding sequence ATGACTGACGCAGCCAAAACTTCCCGCACAAACGCGAAAGACGGCACCATCATCACGCCGCGCATTGCCACCCTGCTCGGCTTCGGCGCGGTGTTGCTGTGGTCCACCCTCGCGTCACTGACATCGCTGAAGGGCGGAGACATCCCTCCATTCCAGACCACCGCCATCACCTTCCTGATCGGCGGCATCACCATTGCCGCAATCGCCATCCTGAGCGGACGCGCGGCGGCGATGGTCCCGACACCGGCTTCGCTCGCACTCGGGATCTATGGCCTGTTCGTCTTTCACGTTCTGTATTTCGCGGCGCTGAAGCTCGCACCCGCCGCGGAAGCCAGCCTCATCGCCGCACTCTGGGCCTTACTCACCGTATTGTTCTCCGGCCTGCTGCCGGGTCACACACTGCATCTGCGTCATGTCGTCGGCGCGCTGCTCGGCCTCGCCGCGGCAACGCTCCTGGTGTGGAACAAGATCGGCGGCTCGGATGATTTTCCGCATGCGTCGCTCGGATTCGTGCTCGCCTTCGGTTGTGCGCTGGTCTGGTCGAGCTATTCGGTGATGTCGCGGCTCGTCGCCAAAGTGCCAAGCGAGAGTCTGGCGCTGCCCTGCTTCATCACCGCTGCGTTGGCATTTGTGTGCAGTCTCATGTTCGAAGATTGGGTAACACCACAAGGCGCAACGCCGTGGGTTGCGCTTTTGCTGCTGGGCCTCGGCCCCGTGGGCGCTGCATTCCTGATCTGGGATATCGGCATGAAGCGCGGCAACGTCGCCTATCTCGGCGTCCTCGGCTACGCCTCGCCGGTAATCTCGACCGGGTTGCTGATTGTGCTGGGGTTGGCGTCGCCGTCATGGTCGCTCGTCATCGCGGTTGCGCTGATCCTGATCGCCGCCAAGCTCGCGGCGCCGGAGCGCAACAACGAGAGCGCTTAA
- a CDS encoding biotin/lipoyl-binding protein: MLEILLCSVVTILPDYLFRRFVQGKRIGHEITLYSVWYELRWGITACLMLTVLLITLIFYFHPSTSSVTSFFRTIPILPETTGRVSEIYVKLTDDVEKGQPIFKLDSAAQQAAVDVAQRRITEIDASMLMARADIAAAEAQIQQARSGEQQALDELRTKQELASRNPGNVAARDIEKLETALDGRKAEVTAAEAAKLAAETRVSTLLPAQKATAQATLAQAQVELSKTVVYAGVSGRVEQFVLKVGDIVNPLMRPAGVLIPAEAGRQVLLGGFGQIEAQVIKTGMAAEATCVSKPLVIIPMIVSDVQEAIAAGQVRAGEQLIDAQRVAAPGTISVYLEPLHQGGLDGVAPGSSCVANLYTNNHDRLANEKMGIGNWLFLHMIDAVAFVHALLLRVQALLLPIKTLVLTPH; encoded by the coding sequence ATGCTGGAGATCCTTCTCTGTTCGGTCGTCACCATTCTTCCGGACTATCTTTTTCGCCGCTTTGTGCAGGGCAAGCGGATCGGGCATGAGATCACGCTTTATTCTGTCTGGTATGAATTGCGATGGGGCATCACGGCTTGCCTGATGCTGACCGTGCTGCTGATCACGCTGATCTTCTATTTTCATCCATCGACATCCTCGGTGACATCGTTTTTCCGCACGATTCCGATCTTGCCGGAAACGACCGGGCGGGTGAGCGAGATCTACGTCAAGCTGACCGACGACGTCGAAAAGGGGCAGCCGATCTTCAAGCTCGACAGTGCGGCGCAGCAGGCGGCCGTTGACGTGGCGCAGCGGCGCATCACCGAAATCGACGCATCGATGCTGATGGCGCGGGCCGATATCGCCGCGGCCGAGGCTCAGATTCAACAAGCCAGGAGTGGGGAACAACAAGCCCTCGACGAATTGCGGACCAAGCAGGAGCTTGCAAGCCGCAATCCTGGAAATGTCGCGGCGCGCGATATCGAGAAGCTGGAAACCGCCCTTGATGGGCGCAAGGCGGAAGTGACGGCCGCCGAAGCGGCAAAGCTGGCGGCCGAAACGCGCGTGAGCACGCTGTTGCCAGCGCAGAAAGCTACCGCACAGGCCACGCTCGCGCAGGCACAGGTGGAATTGAGCAAGACCGTGGTCTATGCGGGTGTGTCGGGCCGTGTCGAGCAATTCGTGCTGAAGGTTGGCGACATCGTCAATCCGCTGATGCGGCCCGCCGGCGTCCTCATTCCGGCGGAAGCCGGCCGCCAGGTCCTTCTTGGCGGCTTCGGCCAGATCGAGGCGCAAGTCATCAAGACCGGCATGGCGGCCGAGGCAACATGTGTCTCAAAGCCGCTGGTGATCATCCCGATGATCGTTTCCGATGTGCAGGAGGCCATCGCTGCAGGACAGGTGCGTGCCGGCGAGCAACTGATCGACGCACAACGGGTCGCGGCACCGGGCACCATTTCGGTATATCTCGAGCCTCTTCATCAGGGCGGGCTGGACGGCGTCGCGCCAGGAAGCAGCTGTGTCGCCAATCTCTACACAAACAATCATGATCGGCTGGCGAACGAGAAGATGGGTATCGGGAACTGGCTGTTCCTGCACATGATCGATGCTGTGGCCTTTGTGCATGCCTTGCTGCTTCGTGTGCAGGCGCTGCTTCTTCCGATCAAAACGCTGGTGCTGACGCCTCACTGA
- a CDS encoding rhodanese-related sulfurtransferase, with amino-acid sequence MSLKVAALYQFVSLPDYRALREPLRALCEGLAIKGTLLLAEEGINGTVAGEEAAIDALIDELQNGALFGGRLDNLELKFSGASAMPFGRLKVRLKKEIVTLGDAATDPTERVGIYVDAADWNELIADSETLVIDTRNGFEVAMGTFEGAVNPKLSRFSEFRDYAVRELDPNKHRRIAMFCTGGIRCEKASSYLLARGFDEVYHLKGGILKYLETVPQSDSRWRGECFVFDERVALGHGLATRIGERADTETARPRESGDPEL; translated from the coding sequence ATGAGCCTCAAAGTCGCTGCCCTCTACCAGTTCGTGTCGTTGCCGGATTACCGCGCGTTGCGCGAGCCTTTGCGTGCGCTGTGCGAGGGGCTTGCGATCAAGGGCACGCTCCTTCTGGCTGAGGAAGGCATCAACGGCACGGTGGCGGGGGAGGAGGCGGCGATCGACGCGCTGATCGATGAATTGCAAAACGGTGCGCTGTTCGGCGGCCGGCTCGACAATCTCGAACTGAAATTTTCAGGCGCGTCAGCGATGCCGTTCGGCCGGCTGAAGGTGCGCCTGAAGAAGGAGATCGTCACGCTCGGCGATGCCGCGACCGACCCGACGGAGAGGGTCGGTATCTATGTCGACGCCGCCGACTGGAACGAACTCATTGCCGACAGCGAGACGCTGGTCATCGACACGCGCAACGGCTTCGAAGTGGCGATGGGCACGTTCGAGGGTGCGGTGAATCCGAAGCTTTCGCGTTTCAGCGAGTTTCGCGATTACGCGGTGCGGGAACTCGACCCGAACAAGCATCGCAGGATTGCGATGTTCTGCACCGGCGGCATTCGCTGCGAGAAGGCGAGTTCATATCTGCTCGCGCGCGGCTTCGACGAGGTCTATCACCTCAAGGGCGGTATCCTGAAATATCTCGAAACCGTTCCGCAAAGCGACAGTCGCTGGCGCGGCGAATGCTTCGTGTTCGACGAGCGCGTTGCGCTCGGGCATGGGCTGGCGACGCGGATTGGTGAGCGTGCCGACACCGAAACCGCTCGTCCCCGCGAAAGCGGGGACCCAGAACTTTAG